The proteins below are encoded in one region of Arenibacter algicola:
- the eboC gene encoding UbiA-like protein EboC (EboC, a homolog the polyprenyltransferase UbiA, belongs to system of proteins involved in the trafficking of precursor metabolites to an extracytoplasmic compartment so that the biosynthesis of certain natural products, such as scytonemin, can be completed.) — MNPVLKGYLRLARPANLPTAAADVLAGVAIAGVFIGVFLNKDWNTSMLGDVLLLVFSSVFLYAAGVVLNDVFDHKLDKTERPERPIPSGLVSVRSAAIFGGVLMNLGVLFSFLVGPVSGMVAVTLGLSILLYDALGKHHSFFGPLNMGVCRGLNLLLGITILGDFGNWGYIIFPVLYIAAITLISRGEVHGDNKNHIIFAGGLYSTVILGIVVLFSTAGLNLLEAIPFLLLFAFLIFRPLLKAYAENSPKNIKKAVMAGVISIIVLDASLAVGFSHWWVGLIIILLLPLSIFLSKLFAVT, encoded by the coding sequence ATGAATCCTGTGTTGAAAGGATATTTAAGGCTCGCAAGACCTGCAAATTTACCAACAGCTGCTGCCGATGTTTTGGCAGGTGTGGCTATTGCGGGCGTATTTATTGGTGTTTTTCTTAATAAGGATTGGAATACGTCCATGTTGGGGGATGTACTTTTGTTGGTGTTTTCCTCCGTATTCCTTTATGCCGCTGGTGTGGTTCTCAATGACGTCTTCGATCATAAATTGGATAAAACAGAGCGCCCGGAAAGACCCATTCCTTCCGGATTGGTTTCTGTGCGATCTGCCGCTATCTTTGGAGGTGTGCTCATGAATTTAGGTGTGCTATTTTCATTTCTGGTGGGTCCGGTAAGTGGAATGGTAGCCGTTACTTTAGGACTTTCCATTCTTTTGTACGATGCCTTGGGGAAACACCATTCCTTTTTTGGACCACTTAATATGGGAGTTTGCAGGGGTTTAAATTTACTTCTAGGGATTACCATTTTGGGTGATTTCGGCAATTGGGGGTATATCATTTTTCCAGTTTTATATATAGCGGCTATAACCCTTATTAGTAGGGGAGAAGTGCATGGCGACAATAAGAACCATATTATTTTTGCAGGAGGATTGTACAGCACTGTAATTTTGGGGATAGTTGTTCTTTTTTCAACTGCTGGCCTTAATTTATTGGAGGCCATTCCGTTTTTATTACTGTTCGCATTTTTAATATTTAGGCCTTTGTTGAAGGCGTATGCCGAAAATTCCCCCAAGAATATTAAAAAGGCAGTGATGGCCGGGGTAATCTCGATAATTGTTTTGGATGCAAGCTTGGCCGTAGGATTTTCCCATTGGTGGGTAGGGTTGATTATAATATTGCTATTGCCCTTATCTATTTTTTTATCAAAACTGTTCGCAGTTACTTAA
- a CDS encoding ThuA domain-containing protein: protein MNNILKLVMGLVLACFLGSCSSKETKLLVFSKTEGFRHGSIEKGVEAMKQLGEQNGFIVEATEDATYFTEEILKEYSAVMFLNTTGDILNEVQQADFERYIQAGGGFFGIHAATDTEYGWPWYNKLVGAYFKGHPKIQEARLNIIDKKHPATKSMYDTWMKTDEWYNFRDINPEIKVLIEIDETSYEGGENGEHHPISWYHDYDGGRSFYTEMGHTDATFENPEFLNHVLGGITYAIGNNVLDYGKAKTERIPEENRYVRKVLDFNLNEPMELEELPGRGILFVERRGALKLYDFKEEKTKQIAQLNLFYGNEDGLLGIAVDPNYQKNNWIYLFYSAPGEISEQRISRFTLVGDSLDFASEKNLLTIPTLRKCCHSGGALEFGPDGNLFIGLGDNTNPFESSGFAPIDEREGRALWDAQKSAANANDLRGKILRIKPEDDGTYSIPKGNLFPVGTPKTRPEIYVMGSRNPFRFSIDSETGYLYWGDVGPDAGKGDPNRGPHGMGEFDQARKAGNWGWPYTRGNNQAYNDYNFTTETPGEKFNPARLINDSPNNTGIRELPPAQESMIWFSYSASEEFPWLGSGGINPMAGPIYHASNYPNATNKFPKYFEDKVLLYEWMRDWIYVVTLDEDHNYVKADPFMPSNEFSHPMDMLFASDGNLYVLEYGQKWNSQNMDARLNRISYVSGNRKPVSRITSDKMVGAQPFTVNFSGSTSEDFDKDKLQYEWYFNSEEIQDKSMEPSFTFNEPGNYTVRLKVTDEAGNSDISTQKILVGNDIPELKIELDTKNRTYWNGRKVAYKVVVTDKQDGSTLEGTIDPKDVKVTFDYIPEGEDMVKATIGHQQNTIPEGKLIMDDTDCKACHAINIQVNGPSYEEIAARYSAKDKNYLIDKIIKGGSGVWGESMMSAHPQLKVSEVDKIVDYILSLNTEIGKDENLLAIQGEVGFNAHQAKNSQGKYVLMASYTDKGSKEQPESSLSVRDQIIFKFPKFEGANADEKSGGLSNWEVEGDNVVGSIKNDSYLKFNDIGLEGLKNIELSMYFGADYPYEGKVEIRENSPGGTLIGESSLKYFNKEKGAKKNYLIPVMPTKDFDALCLVFKGTGDKEQIIANFNAMILKY, encoded by the coding sequence TTTTAGGTTCTTGTTCCTCCAAGGAAACCAAATTGTTGGTGTTTAGTAAAACCGAAGGCTTTAGGCACGGTTCTATCGAGAAAGGCGTGGAGGCAATGAAGCAATTGGGAGAACAAAATGGTTTTATAGTGGAGGCGACCGAAGATGCAACCTATTTTACCGAGGAAATATTAAAGGAGTATTCGGCAGTTATGTTTTTAAATACTACTGGGGATATTTTAAATGAGGTGCAACAGGCCGATTTTGAAAGATACATTCAAGCAGGTGGAGGTTTTTTTGGAATCCATGCGGCTACGGATACGGAATACGGTTGGCCTTGGTACAATAAATTAGTGGGCGCCTATTTTAAGGGGCACCCTAAAATTCAAGAGGCAAGGTTGAATATAATTGACAAAAAACACCCAGCTACCAAATCTATGTATGATACATGGATGAAGACGGACGAGTGGTATAATTTTAGGGATATCAACCCAGAAATAAAGGTATTGATAGAAATAGACGAGACCAGCTATGAGGGCGGAGAAAATGGGGAGCATCATCCTATTTCCTGGTATCATGACTATGATGGGGGAAGGTCCTTTTATACGGAAATGGGACATACAGATGCCACTTTTGAAAATCCAGAGTTTTTAAATCATGTATTGGGCGGTATTACATATGCAATCGGTAATAATGTTTTGGATTATGGCAAGGCAAAGACGGAAAGGATTCCTGAGGAAAACAGGTATGTTCGCAAGGTTCTCGATTTTAACCTAAACGAACCTATGGAATTGGAAGAGCTGCCCGGTAGGGGGATTTTGTTCGTGGAACGAAGGGGTGCTTTAAAGCTCTATGATTTTAAGGAAGAGAAAACAAAACAAATAGCCCAGCTTAATTTGTTTTATGGCAATGAGGATGGTTTGTTGGGTATAGCAGTGGACCCCAATTACCAGAAAAACAATTGGATCTATTTATTTTATTCTGCACCAGGTGAAATATCCGAACAACGTATTTCAAGATTTACCTTGGTAGGTGATTCCTTGGATTTTGCCTCAGAAAAAAATCTATTGACCATTCCAACATTGCGCAAATGCTGCCATAGTGGAGGGGCTTTGGAATTTGGTCCGGACGGTAATTTATTTATTGGTTTGGGAGATAACACCAACCCCTTTGAATCTTCCGGTTTTGCACCAATAGATGAACGGGAAGGTAGGGCTTTATGGGATGCCCAAAAATCTGCGGCCAATGCCAACGACCTTAGAGGAAAGATTTTGAGAATTAAACCCGAGGACGATGGAACCTATTCCATTCCCAAGGGAAATCTGTTTCCTGTAGGTACTCCTAAGACTAGACCGGAAATATATGTTATGGGTAGCCGTAATCCTTTTAGATTTTCTATAGATAGTGAAACCGGATACCTTTATTGGGGCGATGTTGGTCCGGATGCAGGGAAGGGTGATCCCAATAGGGGGCCACATGGTATGGGAGAATTTGACCAGGCAAGAAAAGCCGGGAATTGGGGATGGCCCTATACCCGAGGTAATAACCAAGCTTATAATGATTATAATTTTACCACTGAAACCCCTGGGGAAAAATTTAACCCTGCCAGATTGATAAACGATTCTCCAAACAATACAGGTATAAGGGAGCTTCCACCTGCCCAGGAATCAATGATATGGTTTTCCTATAGTGCTTCGGAAGAATTTCCCTGGTTGGGTTCAGGAGGAATCAACCCCATGGCTGGGCCAATTTATCACGCTTCCAATTATCCCAATGCTACCAATAAATTTCCTAAATATTTTGAGGATAAGGTTTTATTGTATGAATGGATGAGGGATTGGATCTATGTGGTAACACTGGATGAAGATCACAACTATGTAAAGGCGGATCCCTTTATGCCCAGTAATGAGTTTTCCCATCCAATGGATATGCTTTTTGCCTCCGATGGCAATCTTTATGTGCTTGAATATGGACAAAAATGGAATTCCCAAAACATGGATGCCCGCTTAAACAGGATAAGTTATGTTAGCGGTAATCGCAAGCCGGTTTCCCGAATCACTTCAGATAAAATGGTTGGGGCCCAACCCTTTACCGTAAATTTTTCCGGGAGTACCTCCGAAGATTTTGATAAGGATAAATTGCAATACGAATGGTATTTTAATTCGGAGGAGATTCAGGATAAATCCATGGAGCCAAGCTTTACTTTCAATGAACCGGGGAATTATACGGTGCGTTTAAAGGTAACCGATGAAGCTGGAAATTCGGATATATCCACCCAGAAGATATTGGTGGGCAATGATATTCCCGAATTAAAAATTGAATTGGATACCAAGAACAGAACTTACTGGAACGGGCGTAAAGTGGCCTATAAGGTGGTTGTAACCGATAAACAGGATGGTAGTACCCTTGAAGGCACCATTGACCCCAAAGATGTAAAAGTCACCTTTGATTATATTCCCGAAGGTGAGGATATGGTCAAGGCTACCATAGGGCATCAACAGAACACCATACCTGAGGGCAAGTTGATTATGGACGATACGGACTGTAAGGCATGCCATGCCATAAATATTCAAGTCAATGGACCATCCTACGAGGAAATAGCAGCACGCTATTCGGCCAAGGACAAAAATTATTTGATAGATAAGATCATAAAAGGAGGCTCCGGGGTTTGGGGAGAAAGTATGATGTCTGCACATCCTCAACTTAAGGTCTCGGAAGTGGATAAAATAGTAGATTATATACTTTCTTTAAATACCGAAATTGGGAAAGATGAAAATCTATTGGCTATACAGGGCGAAGTTGGTTTTAACGCGCATCAGGCCAAAAATAGCCAAGGAAAGTATGTATTAATGGCCTCTTACACGGATAAGGGAAGCAAGGAGCAGCCGGAATCTTCACTATCGGTCAGGGATCAGATTATATTTAAATTTCCAAAGTTTGAAGGGGCTAATGCGGATGAAAAAAGTGGGGGATTGAGCAATTGGGAGGTGGAAGGAGATAATGTAGTTGGCTCCATTAAAAATGATTCCTATTTAAAATTCAACGATATTGGCTTGGAAGGCCTAAAAAATATAGAATTGTCAATGTATTTTGGTGCCGACTATCCATACGAGGGCAAAGTGGAAATTAGGGAGAATAGTCCAGGAGGTACATTGATCGGGGAAAGCTCCCTGAAGTATTTTAACAAAGAAAAGGGGGCGAAGAAGAACTATCTTATCCCGGTAATGCCTACCAAGGATTTTGATGCCCTCTGCCTTGTTTTTAAGGGTACAGGAGACAAGGAGCAAATTATAGCCAATTTTAACGCTATGATATTGAAATATTAA
- a CDS encoding TatD family hydrolase produces the protein MEEKMMIIDPHVHMTSRTTDDYEAMAAAGVVAIIEPSFWLGQPRTQVGSFQDYYSSLVGWEPFRASQFGIHHYCTIGLNSKEANNEALAEQVIELLPLYVHKENVVAIGEIGYDDQTPAEDKYFRMQLELAKELNIPVQIHTPHRDKKSGTLKSMEVCLEHGLDPGMVVIDHNNEETVKDVLDRGFWAAFTIYPKTKMGNERMVEVVRNFGSDRIIVDSSADWGVSDPLAVPKTASLMLKRGIAKSDVVKTCYQNALDIFGKNGKMKESDWLNPQGINQTKLYNDNSVLRGQEPKVDVDKIV, from the coding sequence ATGGAAGAGAAAATGATGATTATTGATCCTCATGTACACATGACCTCCAGGACAACAGATGATTATGAGGCAATGGCAGCCGCGGGAGTAGTGGCTATTATAGAGCCTTCGTTTTGGTTGGGGCAACCGCGTACACAAGTAGGTTCGTTTCAGGATTACTATAGCAGCCTTGTGGGTTGGGAGCCTTTTAGGGCAAGTCAGTTTGGGATACATCATTATTGCACTATCGGATTAAATTCCAAAGAGGCCAATAATGAAGCTCTGGCGGAACAGGTAATTGAATTGTTGCCATTGTATGTACATAAGGAAAATGTGGTGGCCATTGGTGAAATTGGCTATGACGATCAGACTCCTGCTGAAGACAAATATTTTAGAATGCAGCTGGAGTTGGCCAAAGAACTGAACATTCCGGTACAGATACATACCCCGCATAGGGATAAGAAGTCGGGTACCTTAAAAAGTATGGAGGTTTGTTTGGAACATGGTCTGGATCCTGGTATGGTTGTTATTGATCACAACAATGAAGAAACCGTTAAGGATGTATTGGATCGTGGTTTTTGGGCCGCATTTACGATATATCCAAAAACCAAAATGGGGAACGAAAGAATGGTAGAGGTAGTAAGAAATTTTGGAAGCGATCGAATTATTGTTGACAGTTCCGCGGATTGGGGGGTTAGTGATCCCTTGGCGGTGCCAAAAACAGCCTCCCTGATGTTGAAAAGGGGAATAGCCAAATCTGATGTGGTTAAAACCTGTTATCAGAATGCATTGGATATTTTTGGAAAAAATGGTAAGATGAAAGAATCCGATTGGTTAAATCCACAAGGTATCAATCAAACTAAATTATACAACGACAATAGTGTTTTGCGAGGGCAGGAGCCTAAGGTTGATGTGGATAAGATAGTATAA